Proteins encoded together in one Mus pahari chromosome 9, PAHARI_EIJ_v1.1, whole genome shotgun sequence window:
- the Matk gene encoding megakaryocyte-associated tyrosine-protein kinase isoform X1 codes for MPTQRWAPGTQCMTKCENSRPKPGELAFRKGDMVTILEACEDKSWYRAKHHSSGQEGLLAATALRQREALSTDPKLSLMPWFHGKISGQEAIQQLQPPEDGLFLVRESARHPGDYVLCVSFGRDVIHYRVLHRDGHLTIDEAVCFCNLMDMVEHYTKDKGAICTKLVKPRRKQGAKSAEEELAKAGWLLDLQHLTLGAQIGEGEFGAVLQGEYLGQKVAVKNIKCDVTAQAFLDETAVMTKLQHRNLVRLLGVILHHGLYIVMEHVSKGNLVNFLRTRGRALVSTSQLLQFALHVAEGMEYLESKKLVHRDLAARNILVSEDLVAKVSDFGLAKAERKGLDSSRLPVKWTAPEALKNGRFSSKSDVWSFGVLLWEVFSYGRAPYPKMSLKEVSEAVEKGYRMEPPDGCPGSVHTLMGSCWEAEPARRPPFRKIVEKLGRELRSVGVTAPAGGQEAEGSAPTRSQDP; via the exons ATGCCGACG CAGCGCTGGGCCCCTGGGACTCAATGCATGACCAAGTGTGAGAACTCTCGCCCCAAGCCCGGTGAGCTAGCCTTTCGAAAGGGTGACATGGTGACCATCTTGGAGGCCTGTGAG GACAAGAGCTGGTACCGAGCCAAGCACCACAGCAGTGGGCAGGAAGGACTGCTGGCCGCCACTGCTCTGCGACAGCGGGAGGCCCTCTCCACAGACCCCAAGCTCAGCCTCATGCC ATGGTTTCATGGCAAGATCTCCGGCCAGGAAGCCATACAGCAGCTGCAGCCACCTGAGGACGGGCTGTTCCTTGTGAGGGAATCAGCTCGTCACCCTGGAGACTATGTTCTGTGTGTCAGTTTCGGCCGTGATGTTATCCACTACCGTGTCCTGCATCGCGATGGGCACCTCACCATCGATGAGGCCGTGTGTTTCTGTAATCTGATGGACATGGTGGAG CACTACACCAAGGACAAGGGGGCCATCTGCACCAAGCTGGTGAAGCCAAGGAGGAAACAGGGTGCAAAGTCTGCAGAGGAGGAGCTCGCCAAGG CTGGCTGGCTGCTTGACCTGCAGCATCTGACTCTGGGAGCACAGATTGGAGAGGGGGAGTTTGGAG CTGTCCTACAGGGTGAGTACCTGGGACAGAAGGTGGCTGTGAAGAATATCAAGTGTGATGTGACAGCCCAGGCCTTCCTGGACGAGACGGCTGTGATGAC GAAGCTGCAGCACAGGAACCTAGTGCGACTCCTGGGTGTGATCCTGCACCATGGCTTGTACATTGTCATGGAGCACGTGAGCAAG GGCAACCTGGTGAACTTCCTGCGCACGCGCGGCCGTGCGCTTGTGAGCACCTCTCAGCTTCTGCAGTTTGCTCT TCATGTTGCTGAAGGCATGGAGTACCTGGAGAGCAAGAAGCTGGTGCACCGGGACCTGGCTGCTCGAAATATCCTGGTCTCTGAGGACTTGGTGGCCAAGGTCAGTGACTTTGGCTTAGCCAAGGCAGAGCGCAAGGGGCTGGACTCAAGCCGGCTGCCAGTCAAGTGGACAGCACCTGAGGCTCTCAAAAACGGG CGCTTCTCCAGCAAGTCGGATGTCTGGAGTTTTGGGGTGCTGCTGTGGGAAGTCTTCTCATATGGAAGAGCCCCATACCCCAAGATG TCACTAAAGGAGGTTTCAGAGGCTGTGGAGAAGGGTTACCGCATGGAGCCCCCCGATGGCTGCCCAGGCTCTGTGCACACCCTTATGGGCAGCTGCTGGGAGGCAGAGCCCGCGCGCCGACCACCCTTCCGCAAAATAGTGGAGAAGCTGGGCCGTGAGCTCCGCAGTGTGGGTGTCACGGCCCCCGCCGGGGGACAGGAGGCTGAGGGCTCAGCTCCCACACGGAGCCAGGACCCCTGA
- the Mrpl54 gene encoding 39S ribosomal protein L54, mitochondrial, translating to MAAAAGLLRASRVWARWHPRALPVPGRPGEISIREYAKKPVSKGGKGGVAAEALKDPEVCTDPTQLTTHAMGVNIYKEGQDVALKTDSEYPTWLFQVNLGPPKKLEELDPESREYWRLLRKQNIWRHNRLSKNKKL from the exons ATGGCGGCGGCCGCCGGTCTCCTCCGGGCTTCCCGGGTGTGGGCCCGCTGGCATCCGCGGGCGCTCCCGGTCCCCGGGAGACCTGGAGAAATCTCTATCCGGGAATATGCCAAGAAGCCAG TCAGCAAGGGCGGCAAGGGCGGCGTGGCCGCTGAGGCCCTGAAGGACCCTGAGGTGTGCACAGACCCCACTCAGCTCACCACACACGCCATGGGGGTCAACATCTACAAGGAAGGCCAGGATGTGGCCCTGAAGACAGACTCCGAGTACCCCACATG GCTGTTCCAGGTGAACTTGGGTCCCCCCAAAAAGCTAGAGGAACTAGACCCGGAGTCCCGAGAGTACTGGCGACTACTTCGCAAACAGAACATCTGGCGTCACAACCGGCTGAGCAAGAACAAGAAGCTGTAG
- the Matk gene encoding megakaryocyte-associated tyrosine-protein kinase isoform X2, giving the protein MPTRWAPGTQCMTKCENSRPKPGELAFRKGDMVTILEACEDKSWYRAKHHSSGQEGLLAATALRQREALSTDPKLSLMPWFHGKISGQEAIQQLQPPEDGLFLVRESARHPGDYVLCVSFGRDVIHYRVLHRDGHLTIDEAVCFCNLMDMVEHYTKDKGAICTKLVKPRRKQGAKSAEEELAKAGWLLDLQHLTLGAQIGEGEFGAVLQGEYLGQKVAVKNIKCDVTAQAFLDETAVMTKLQHRNLVRLLGVILHHGLYIVMEHVSKGNLVNFLRTRGRALVSTSQLLQFALHVAEGMEYLESKKLVHRDLAARNILVSEDLVAKVSDFGLAKAERKGLDSSRLPVKWTAPEALKNGRFSSKSDVWSFGVLLWEVFSYGRAPYPKMSLKEVSEAVEKGYRMEPPDGCPGSVHTLMGSCWEAEPARRPPFRKIVEKLGRELRSVGVTAPAGGQEAEGSAPTRSQDP; this is encoded by the exons ATGCCGACG CGCTGGGCCCCTGGGACTCAATGCATGACCAAGTGTGAGAACTCTCGCCCCAAGCCCGGTGAGCTAGCCTTTCGAAAGGGTGACATGGTGACCATCTTGGAGGCCTGTGAG GACAAGAGCTGGTACCGAGCCAAGCACCACAGCAGTGGGCAGGAAGGACTGCTGGCCGCCACTGCTCTGCGACAGCGGGAGGCCCTCTCCACAGACCCCAAGCTCAGCCTCATGCC ATGGTTTCATGGCAAGATCTCCGGCCAGGAAGCCATACAGCAGCTGCAGCCACCTGAGGACGGGCTGTTCCTTGTGAGGGAATCAGCTCGTCACCCTGGAGACTATGTTCTGTGTGTCAGTTTCGGCCGTGATGTTATCCACTACCGTGTCCTGCATCGCGATGGGCACCTCACCATCGATGAGGCCGTGTGTTTCTGTAATCTGATGGACATGGTGGAG CACTACACCAAGGACAAGGGGGCCATCTGCACCAAGCTGGTGAAGCCAAGGAGGAAACAGGGTGCAAAGTCTGCAGAGGAGGAGCTCGCCAAGG CTGGCTGGCTGCTTGACCTGCAGCATCTGACTCTGGGAGCACAGATTGGAGAGGGGGAGTTTGGAG CTGTCCTACAGGGTGAGTACCTGGGACAGAAGGTGGCTGTGAAGAATATCAAGTGTGATGTGACAGCCCAGGCCTTCCTGGACGAGACGGCTGTGATGAC GAAGCTGCAGCACAGGAACCTAGTGCGACTCCTGGGTGTGATCCTGCACCATGGCTTGTACATTGTCATGGAGCACGTGAGCAAG GGCAACCTGGTGAACTTCCTGCGCACGCGCGGCCGTGCGCTTGTGAGCACCTCTCAGCTTCTGCAGTTTGCTCT TCATGTTGCTGAAGGCATGGAGTACCTGGAGAGCAAGAAGCTGGTGCACCGGGACCTGGCTGCTCGAAATATCCTGGTCTCTGAGGACTTGGTGGCCAAGGTCAGTGACTTTGGCTTAGCCAAGGCAGAGCGCAAGGGGCTGGACTCAAGCCGGCTGCCAGTCAAGTGGACAGCACCTGAGGCTCTCAAAAACGGG CGCTTCTCCAGCAAGTCGGATGTCTGGAGTTTTGGGGTGCTGCTGTGGGAAGTCTTCTCATATGGAAGAGCCCCATACCCCAAGATG TCACTAAAGGAGGTTTCAGAGGCTGTGGAGAAGGGTTACCGCATGGAGCCCCCCGATGGCTGCCCAGGCTCTGTGCACACCCTTATGGGCAGCTGCTGGGAGGCAGAGCCCGCGCGCCGACCACCCTTCCGCAAAATAGTGGAGAAGCTGGGCCGTGAGCTCCGCAGTGTGGGTGTCACGGCCCCCGCCGGGGGACAGGAGGCTGAGGGCTCAGCTCCCACACGGAGCCAGGACCCCTGA